TCCAAAGATCCACCTGGACACCAGTGGAAACATGGTCTCCCAAAACACCATCATTGTGGTGGCAGGCAATAAACTCCGTCTGGATGTGGAGATCACAGGAGAGCCAGCACCTACCTGTGTTTGGTCTAAAGGAGATCAAGTAAGGATGTGACGAGAAAAATATGAACACTTATTTGTTAATCCATGATATTGGAAGGTGAACATCTTTGTGCTGTATggcctgttttttgttgtgcGCTCACtatctcctctccctctttgtctcttccACCGGGCTTCATTTAAATGCTACCTCACCAGCAAACAAAACTGCTGTTCTGTTTAGATTTGACCCAACCAATGTGAATGTATGTGCCCACAGGCAGTCAGGGGCACAGGGGTGCAAACACAGGGACTGGAAATGTCTGTGCCCTAGGGGGACAGCTACATGCTTGTTTTGCCACAATGTCACATATGGGCTTTAGACCACTGGTAGGCCAAAGTGCAGCCAAAGTCTCTCTCTGGCTAACTCAACTGGCCCATAAATGCCCTTCTCATCAGCCCCATCATCTCTGTGATTTGCCCCAAATTCTCTCTGGTTACCCTGTGTGCCGCTGTGGGTTAACTTTAGGGGGAACCCTGCTTCTGAACTTGCACATTGTAGAGGAGCCCCTTTGTAATTTTCACACCTCCACTTTAGAGAGCCTTTGCACATACCTGACTAAAGAAAGCTGTGTTTTAAAGCTGAATTTTAGGGTCAAGTTTAACTCCACccacattttatgaaaataaatgtcgGTCTTAATCAACCTTGACTCATTTAGTTAGGTGTGCTTGACTCAGATGATTGCATCTTCAGCACTACTTTAAAATACCACTGCAAGTTACCCCACACTTAAAAGCACTTAAATGCTGAAATTAGTTTGCTGTTTGTTAGCCAATTACAGACACTGAAGGGCGCATAAGGGTGGAGGCCAGGAAAGATCTGAGCTGCTTCGTCATAGAGGGGGCAGAGAGGGAGGATGAGGGCAACTACACCATCTGTGTTACCAACCCTGCCGGAGAGGACAAGGCTATGCTGTTTGTGAAGATTGTGGGTATGTGAAGATCTTATCATAATGTCAACAGGCAATCCCGTGCTGTGATTTGGTGTGACGTGGTTTATAAGTCACCAGTTGTTAAATAGTTCACATGTATTTAATGTGGCGGTTGAGACGgttcaacacaaaaacaaaagccacaGACATAGCATTCACTTTAAACATCTGTTTACTGTAActataacccccccccacacacacacacacacacacgtactaTCCAAACCAACTGTACCGAGGAAATTTGCCACTGGGAGCTGATCAATAACCAGATAGATACGGTTAGCAAGTTACAAACACATGACAgtgggatatacagtatatttgtgtgATTTAACAGCTTCACTTAACTAGACTTCACTAAACTACACTTTAAACGTAGCACTCGGGCATTAAAAGATGCTGGGCGCCATTTAGATAACGTTTTAGCTGTTGCTTTGTAGTCTAAGGGAAGAGTATGGACATgcatatgaaaataaaaaagatgttgGACCTCATTGCTTCTTTGATACAATCATTTAGCGTCAATAATCATAATTAGTTATGTAACACTTACTTAACACACAAGAAATTTCCTCCTGTCAACAACACACTCACTTCCGTCGGCgcttatgtatttgtgttgtaacttttgcgtttgtgttgtagcttttgcgtttgtgttgtagattttgtgtttgtgttgaaccGTCTTGGCCACCGTAATTTTAAGCTTTTCTGATGTACATTAAAACTAACTGTTATCGTGTTTTAGATGTGCCTGACCCCCCTGAGAATGTCAGATGCACATCCGTGGGAGAGGACTGCGGCACCATTGTTTGGGATGTCCCCAAGTTTGATGGCGGTGCTCCACTCAAAGGTGAAGAATGAACATTGCCTTCACTTGTTCATATTTAATGGGCTTTGCATATGGGATTTTGATAACATTTCTTGGGTTTCTGGGTGTATTCAATTATTATTCTGCCTGTGTTTCATGGTTTCTTGGTTTCTCCTTCACCAGGTTATCTcatggagaggaagaagaaaggcTCCTCCAGATGGACAAAACTCAACTTTGATGTTTATGAATCGACCACATATGAGGCTAAGAGGATGATTGAAGGTGTTATGTATGAGATGAGGGTGTTTGCTATCAACAGCATTGGCATGTCTCCGCCAAGTATCACCTCCAAACCCTTCATGCCAATTGGTACGTATCACAGCCATTTTCACTCCATCTTTCTTGGCTTCCTCCATTTGTGCGCCTACCCATCTTCAGTCAACCCCGTGATTCTCCtgagtctctctttctgtcacccTCAGCCCCAACTAGTGAGCCAATACGTCTGTCAGTGCATGATGTTACAGACAGCACATGCACCCTGAAGTGGCTTGCCCCCGAGAAGATTGGAGCTGGGGGCCTGGATGGCTATGTTATTGAATACTGCAAGGAAGGAGGTGATGAGaccaaacattttgtttacaatgaTTCATACACATATGGAGAATTTAACAAAATTCTCTAATTAAATTGCAACTTAAAGGCATTTTTTGGTTAGTTTTAAATGGAACAGGTCATAGACCCAAAGAGAGAATGAATATATGTGATAGAAGAAGACCATGAAAAGTAATCAGATTTCAATCCCACTCACTGTGATCTACTGCATGTAATTCTCTTTACATCCAGACACTGAGTGGGTGGTGGCAAACCAGGAACTTTGTGAGAGGCAGGGATTTGTGGTGCGTGGCCTTCCAGTGGGGGAGAAGATCAACTTTAGGGTGGTGGCAGTGAACATCGCTGGACGCAGTCCTCCAGCTGTGCTTGGACAACCCGTCACCATCCGTGAGATCATGGGTGAGTTAGAGAGTACttgtaaacatattttatgGATTATATCTCATATTCAGTTATGGCATTTTAGTGCTTCTTATGGTTTATATAGACAGACACATATTTCTATTTGTATAGtacaatactgtatattttaataacAAGTCTTTTCCTGCTTTAGAGCATCCTAAGATCCGCCTCCCTCGCGAGCTGAGAACAAAGTACATCAGGAAAGTAGGAGAAAAGATCAACCTGACCATCCCCTTCCAGGTTAGAAACAAACCTCTGCTAAGGTTTTAGATTGGTTCCATATATTGCATGAAAGCTCTGTACTAAAATATGTGATATCGAAAATAATACCAGTGGGAAACTGGTAATAAACCAtaacaaataaatgcataatGTCTATGAGGGGAGTCTGTTTACAGGGAGTACTACTGCACATGTGAAATTCTTTCATATGTGTGGCTCCAAAGGGAGctgcattaaataaaaaggcaatatCTGAGTTTCTGCTGCATGGATTTTTTCTTCACAGTCCATCAGTCAGTGTTGTAGAAGTGCAATGCAAAATTGGTGGTATACTCTTTTAAGAATAAAATCCACATTTACCATATGCACACAAGTTAGATTTTGTTTAACACTATTATTCATCGTAGGAGTGCCCTTTTCACCCTGCTAACTTTAACGAGAAACACTCTGAAAGGTCTAAAGAAAATGAGATTCTACTTTTCTTGTTTATAATCAGTACCTTATAACATATACTGTGTCTAGGTTTCTGTTTAGGATGTTGTCTGTCAAGTATTGTATGTTTACAGCTCACACAGTATAACTAACCATGCACCACATTAAAATCAAaagacttttttatgttgtgcCATCAATCATTTTGGATTAGTAAATGTCATATCTGTAataaaaagactaaaagcaaatatttttttatactaaAAAAAAGGCCAATTTCTGTGTCTTATAGGGTAAGCCTCGCCCTGTTGCAACCTGGTACAAGGATGGTCAACCCATTGACCCCCAAATGGTCAGTGTCCGTAACTCAAACGTGGACACCATCCTTTTTATCCGGAgtgcagagagagagcactCTGGAACATATGAGCTGGTGCTAAAGATCGAGAACATGGAGGACAGAGCAACCGTCGTCATCAGGATTGTTGGTAAGGTTGTCAGCTCTCTGCAACTGGGGACATCCATTTCTACTTGTGCTAAAATGTTGTTACTTTATCCATCAGTGTCAGCAATTCCGTGACAACTATTCGTTTCTTTGAAGAAAACCACTTCTGAAATTCAACACAACTGAAATGCTCTGACATTTAATCCATTCAGATAAACCTGGCCCACCTCTGAACGTGAAGGTGACAGAGGTCTGGGGCTTCAATGCAGCACTGGAGTGGGCCCCCCCCAAGGACGATGGCAACTGTGACATCACTGGATACACCATCCAGAAGGCAGACTTCAAGACCAAGGTGAGaaaggaggtggaggggggtAGCATTTCAAACCTACAGTAGATCATCCCTACAGTCTGCTGCATGTACAGTAGGGCCTGCAGCTCAACAATAATGCTGCGAATACAGTGTCAGACACTTTTACTATATGCCCACTTGAATTTaacattatcacattttttctctctacagGAATGGTTCACTGTTTATGAACACAACAGACGGACAAACTGCACGGCTTCAGATCTGATCATGGGCAATGAATACATGTTCCGTGTCTTCAGTGAAAACATCTGCGGCCTGAGCGAGGAGGCGCGTGTAAGCAAGAACACGGCTGTCATCGCCAAGAAAGGTGTGTGTAGTCCAGCAGGTGTTTGTTTGTAGTGGATACGGCATTTTATACAATCGTCCTCACCCTCCCACCTTTCTCCATAGGCCTGGAGATCAAAACAAACCCCTACAAGGAGAAAGATATGTCCTGTGTGCCCAAGTTTACTCAGCCCCTGATTGACAGATGTGCAGTGGCCGGTTACAGTACCGCCATCAGCTGTGCCGTTAGAGGCTTCCCCAAGGTAAACCTGCATTTTAAAATAGGCCGCGAAGTGTGACTCACAGGAGGCGTCTGACACTGCCGGTTCTcataagctaaaaaaaaaaaaaggtctgaacTTTGCTGTAAGAGAGACATGTACGCAGATCTACCAGCAGCAGcctttcaatttcaaacaacATTGCGCGAAAAGACAAATTTTCTGTAATCTAACATTGAAATGTTGCATCTGATgattaaataactttattttttccatatctCAGCCTAAGATCGTTTGGATGAAGAACAGGATGATCATCGGTCAGGATCCCAAGTTCTTGATGCAGAACAACCAGGGAGTGCTGACCCTTAATATTCGCAAGCCAGGAACCTTTGACTCTGGAAAATACTCCTGCATGGCTGTCAATGATCTGGGCCAAGACGAAGTGGAGTGCAAGCTGGACATCCGAGGTAAGAACAGAGGGGATGAGAGGGGCTGCAGGGCTGGAGGCAGATGGGAGGGGAGGGATGAAGGAGGGGGAGCGTTGGTAATTTGAGTGCAGGAGGACTTTATTTTGTGGTTTGGAATACAGAAGATTACGAGGTTAGTTTTACTTATGTGACGCACACTCAAATCTAAAAGCTGACTGTGTTTTTACGATGACAGCTGCaatagaattgaattgtttGAATGTGGATGTGAAACAAAATACTTGCCATTCAATTAGGGCTTATGTCAACAAAATCTAACTCTCATCATCTGTCCTGTTATCCCACAGTTGCCGCAGACCCGGAGAAGAAGTGAGAAACCGAACAGCAAAGAATGTGAAATCATATGAACCAAACTGTGAATGTCAGTATTTAGAATACACTGTCACAgagtgaataaaataaaatgtagctATGCCTGCTATACATAAcgatttatttcaaatgtatgttCTATTAAAGTTAGTTAACATACtttacatttgtagtttttagtCACACTAACAGCATTTGTAGAAGTGAAGCTCACAAGCCTCTCCACACACATAATCAggatattaaaatacattacacGTATTATTAGAGAAGCACCTTTCTGTATATTTGGCACATCTGTGACAGTTGTCCACACTACACCTCCCTGGAATAGTGTGCTCTCCTCCTGTGGATTGCCACTCCTATGCTGAACAACAGTGCCACTGCCAGGACACCCACAGCCACTGCAAGAGCTGTTATGACACCTGTGGGAGGCAGAAATCCTGTTTAGGGTACCTAGAATGTGGAACATTTGGAAGATTTCCAAAAGTcttgatatttttaaatcagacaGTCTGTGCTGAAAATCCCCACATTGGTCCCTAAAGTGAATAAAGGAATAATCATATTGCAGCGAAGTGTGAGAAGCCGCTTAGGCCAAAATTGAATACTTGACTTGGGTGCACATATATACTGATACTATGCACTTGCACAATCATGGATACTCATGTGcttatacacatatacatacagtacatacgtACACATGTATGCATCCATACCCTGAGAATGTGTATAAGTATGAGGCTATATGAGTGTGAGCATTTATGCATGTGCGTACTTAGTAGgtgtatgtgcgtgcatgcgtgtttgtgtgcttagTAAGTACGTTTGTTACATATGTTCCCATACCATTCCAAACCTGGGACTTCCATACCTGGGTGAAAGTCACAGGTTTGTGTGAACCGACCTCCTACATCATGAacattcatactgtacatacgaagcacacacatgcagtacatacTCTCACTTATATACCCTCATACTCATATCCATTCTCATTTATGCATGCTTGTATATATATAAGAATGTGTTTCTATACACATGGGGGTATGGATATACAGTTTGTGCAAGTGTTTTATACCGGTATACATGTATTTACAAGTGAAGTATGCAGGCAAAGCATTAACAATGTCAAAATATGTATGGAAACATAAGTCATTGCAAAcaggagaattaaaaaaaacaacttctttaCCTGTGCTTGACAATCTTGTGTTAAACCCGCACTCGGCCTCTGACTGTTCTGCCACCACGTCCCGCACCAGCTCAGTGACCATGGGCAAAGGGCAGGGGTTCAGCCCGTTGCATCCGGGCACAGGGTTGGGGTAGGGGTCGTGTTTGGAGTCATTGCGGTAATACAGCTCCAGAGAATAGGAACTGTGAAATTACAGTATCATCTCATTACCACAATGTGATGACATACATGTGCTATGTAAACAGGGTTGTATCATGTGCTAATTTGTCCATTGCAGACCCAGATGGCTTCGAGATTTCTATCGAATTGAAAAGGAAACTGTAGTTGAATGGTTCGGTGCGGCTAAACAGTGGGATGCAATTGCTCAAAATCTGATGGTCTTTTGCCATCTGACCTAGATAGTGTAATTAAGTATGCAAAGAGCAGGCAGGATGTCATTACCCATCATTCTCCTGGTAGAACTCAAAGAGTTGACAGGCAGCGTAAGGAGGGAGAAGGCCGTTGTACACGTCCAGAGCTGCCTGCAGGGTGATGAGGGTAGAGTCGTGCTGGAATGAGAAACATCAAGGAGGTGAGTATGTGAAACAGCAGTTTGCGTGataaattataaatgtgtgtatgtgcccaAACGGTGAACTTACGGCTGAGTACATAATGAATTTCAGAGTGCTCCCTTGCTCTACGGCCCTGGAGAAATTCCTCAGGATGGCATTGAGCAGCACCCCTGGTAAATAAACACATCAGTGTCAACAttgcaaatcattttttttcccacaaaccAATTGTTTTGACCTTACTGAGCACCCTATCTTAGCGCTGTAATCATCTTTGTCCCATTAGCTCATATGTGCTAATATGCTTTGAAAGGCTGGCCCAGCACTTTACACTGTCTGAAGCATAACCAATGCCTCAGCCTGCAGTCACAACATCacatacaataacttttttaacaaaataaaaaattattctCACAAGAGTGTTTTGATTTAATTGCCTCTAATGTGACTCCTCACCTCCCGAGAGCCtggccttttcttttctcttgtgaCTGAGGATGCTGTACATGACCTCAAATGATGCAATTCTCTTTAGGGTGTCCAGAACATCTTGGGTGGCCCAGCGAGGGAGAGTCAAGTTATGGATCCTCTGCACaagaaataaatcacattacaCAACACATGAATTGCagtaaaaagtgtttaaataGGTCAAACTCGTCTCCATTATCCCAGCTATTTTTAGCACCAGTCTGAAGATAACAGAAGCTAATTTTGCAAGTGTGAATGAAAGTATTCAACCTGGCCTAATATCCACCCATCTCCTAGTGCTTTAAttatcatttaaatatgttgtcaCATTCATGTCTCACTGTATGGATACAAATTATTTGCCCCACGCTCCAGGcccctctccatctctgtgcAGATGTGTTGAAGAAAACTGATTCTTTTTGTTTGACTCTCATTGCTCTGCAGCTGGTATCAGTTGTTAAAGCATTTGTAAACGGCAGATGTGTGAAAAAGAAAGTCTACCTGACAAGTAAGAGTGTCGTAAACCCTCcatatttttttcccaaccAGTTTGGAGACAGGGTAGCCAGTGTGGTTAGAAAGTCCCTCCACAAAGTACTGCAATGTAAAGAAAAGAGTTAGAAAATTAGATCCAACCAGTGGCGTAAGAcatattcagatcctttactcaCTTACTTACCAGTAGCAAAAGTAATCTATTACAAGTGAAAGCTACTGCATTTAAAATCACATGTAGTATTTTACTGTTGAATATGACCAAAGGTGGAGTTAGTTTTAACAACTTTTACACAGTTTGGTAGAGCAAGTAAGTGTAAAGTACCATGAAAGGATAATACTTAAGTTAAGTATAACACACCCACTGGGGTACTTTGCAGTGGTCCTACAGATTCTAGATTTGACACACCAGAATCAGCAAGAATGTACCACAGCGTGGCCTATGTAGGCAAACCTTGGCTCCTACTGTACAGTGTTGAGACCGTTTGGCATTCACATATAAGTCTAGGAGAATGGAAAAGTAATCAGACAACATTTGCTTTGCAAGAGATTCTAGCAGAATATAGGGCTGAACTGACTCTCTGCTGTTTAGAGggcaaagcaacaacaacaaaaaagaaaaaagggaagcCACACTTTTTGTATATTTAGATATTGACATATACCTCACATGTGTACctgcacacagagaaacacagaagaaatGAGAGCCAGCAGTGTTTGATGTGAGTAGACCACAGACTCAAGGCACACTCAGATACACCttcctaccccccccccccactcacacacacacacacacacacacacacacacacacacacacacacacactcccaatcAGTGCCAATTAGTTAAAAAGTGAATGACACCCTCTTTCATAAGTATCTCAAAACTGCACTTAAGTACACTACTTTTTACGCTCCATCACAACATTCAAATCATCATTCTCAAATGTTTGCagaaaatgcaaatttaaaTGCTCTTTATGTAGGTATTAAAcattttggggttgtttttgcAGATGCACTAATAAGATAACTAAACAAACATTGGTCGGTTAATGGTACAGATTTGCATTCTTTATTGATTCTGTGATTGTTGTTTACTTCAGCCTTTGGTCAAACAAGACAGTGAGAAATGGCACCATCTTGCCTCCAGCAGAGGGTGTAAAAATTCAACGCAGGAGGCCCTGTCCCGATCTGAAACACCACCTTAGTAGGCAGCACATGGGACTCAGtttaattaaaacctttttattgtaATTCTTAATCTAATTCAATCCAACCGTTAATTAGCTTCACTGAGAATGTGAGAGAATTTGCACTGTGTTGCTTTTTCGAGGCACTGTAGTCACCGTGCCTGAGAAAATCACTGACAGGACATGATGTCTACAGCATAACTAACACGTCCACTGGAGGTGCTGATAACGGTGGCACCAGCAACTgcgaaatatactgtatatttcactGTTTTGCACAAATGTGCATTTCACAGTGTTTACAAATCAAGGCTCGgataagaagaaaagaagtagCTGAGGTGAGAAAAAACTGGATTATTATTCACAGGAGTTCTGATTATATAATtatactgataaaaaaaaaaacagagttacAAACAAGTTTTTAGTGTTTAACAGGCACATGACTCACGGAAAAGTGGTGTTTAACACAAACTGAGCTGTGAGTAGAACGTTCACGTCATTAGGCAGACACAGAGGATGAGTGTATTTAGATGactctcttcttctgtggtttgTCTTACCTGGTGAGCCCTTAGGAATGTCTGGTACTGCTCGCTTTCGAAGGTCTCCGTCATCAGTGCTCTGAACCTTGGACAGTCTTTGCCTGGAGACTTCAGCAGCTTGAGAAATCGAAAACAACCGCACATCAGTGGAAAGAATGCACATTAACTGCAGGTACTGCAAGTCTTCTGGGCACAATTATATGTTCATTTCACACTTTAAAACAGAAGGGAATTTCAGCACAGCAGGTTCACAGCTGAGGTGAACACAGACAGCAACACAGAGCAAGAAACACATTAACTTGTACAAGTTTCTGTTCGGCTGTGTGTGGCTGCCGTGTGAAAGGAAATATTGATGTGGCTCAGCAGCCCACCTTGTCCTGGGCCCTGGGGATGGTGTGCACTGGAACGGGCCGCCACAGTAACTGGGGCATGATGGGAGGCAGGCGTCTGGTTGGGGGGAACATCCCAGCTAGGCAGGCCTGGGCACTCATCAGAGTGCGGTCGTAGTCAGTGCTCCTCACATATAGCTGTTGGAAACAAGGTGGGAACATGGTGTTAAAGTGCATCTGTATTTGTACTCTGGCACGAATTCCTACTGTATTCTTCCAAATTAAACAATCAGGCTTACTATTTTATAGAAGTTGAAAATGCACTTGGAAACTAAAAAAGAATCACATTTGGAAAGTAGATGGTTTCTAAAATAAAGATGCAAAAATGAATGCACTCAGCAACGCAGCAGTGTATCATGAGTGTGCTGTGTTTCTCCCAAGTCAACTGAGGTATTCCCTTAACAAGAAGAGGAGGGGAGTGAGAAGAGATCCAAATggatgagagagggaggggggcaaGATCCGTCTTACTGTGATCTTTTTTGACATCAGCCTTCGCTCGTCTATATCTCTCCATCACCCCGTGTCAGGTCTTTGCACACAGTAAATCACGCTGACATGGTTGGATGTTCCTGTGATGCCGAGAATgctgcccccctcccccttttttttgtcaaattaaaacagaCATGGCAGGGTGGCTGAAAGGTACAGAACAAGTTGACAGAGACTTGGGCGACAAAATGCCAATGACAGGTCCTAAGAAGAGCTGTTATTTTTGTAGTaattgtgtgttatttatgCGAGGGAGAAGAGGACTaaatggatggagagagagagggtggtaATAGAGAgctaggtaaaaaaaaaaaaaggaaacagcgAGTGTAAAGAAAACAGACAGCAAAAGAAAGCGGAAATCAGATCATCGTGACAGTTTGCTGAGCATGCAGCCCAACATATATTTTGCCAACTGCACTGTACAAGAAGCGCAGAGACAAAATTACCCCTCATGTTACAGCAAATTGCAAGGCAACGGCAGTTATACCACCATCATGATTCATGCTCATTAACGTAGTGTATGATGTTACAGCTAATACAGACTGTGGCTGGCACACGAATGGGCCGAGGGCATGCATGGCAACGGCATTGGGTGACACTGAAGCGGGGGACGtcagaaaaaactgaaatttacacacatacattggTGTCAGCACATTTATGTCTGTATCCATGCAAACACCTACCTCTTTGTTGTTGTAGTCCTCACTGAGAAAGTTGCCATAACGCCTCCTTAGAAAGCCACCCAGCTCAAACTGTTGTTTCATGCCCAGCTGAAAGGAAAATTGCCATCACTGTTAATCTTTGTCGAAGATGATCTTTTGCGGTATATTTGGCAGATTTGAGGTCCAACTCAACTCATTTACATAAATTAACACAAACTACAGGGCCTCCTAGAGCCATAAATGATTTATTCACTGTAAACCGGCTAATTGCCAGAGACCAGAAcaatgtcacagtaggaaaggAATATACTGTAATGAAAAGTCTATAACAAGCTTTTCTTCCATCTCAAGAGGGATTTTATGTTGCACACAACATAAGTGAACTATATTTTTACTCCATATCTGAAGCTACTGCACCTGTACAGAGCTACAAAACGAGTTTAGACTTTTTGTACCAAGTCGGTAGGTTTTACTTTAGCCTCCGGTACTTTGGCCCTGAGGTACAAAACACAACGTCaaattagaaaaatacaaaacgcaagaaaatattattttaattaggtttttaatttttttttttgtgttttctataatgttgttgtgttttgcacCTCAGGGCCAGTGTACTTCAGCCCCCCATGACCCTGTGGGTATACGAAAATGGACAGGTTGATGGATTTTATACAATGTATAAAGATAAAAGctctttgtttagttttttttacaaacttgcTTCtcaaaatgatgatgataacatgcaagcacacacacacacacacacacatacctataCACACAGAATATGATAAGTAAATATGGTTTACTTCTAGCCCACTAGTATTCAGGTAACCTCCCACATGTCCTTCTCTACtgtatttccatgtttttactttattgtatGCCTTGCTGTACAACCAATTACCCTCCGGGGACAATAATAAAGTGGAAAGTAGAAACAGTACCCAGTACCCAGTACCCAGTACCTCAGTGAGCTGTCCGAATCCCTGAGCCCACACTTCCTCTCCATGTGGATCCTTGGGATACGATTCAATGGGCGATCGATCGCCATGTCGGAACACcttaaaagtcataataaattaTGTCACATGGAATTAGACGCCATACTGCTGTGCCAGCCGTTACACTGTGTACTTACCTTAAAAATAATCCAACCTGAGACAGAGGTCAGA
This sequence is a window from Etheostoma cragini isolate CJK2018 chromosome 21, CSU_Ecrag_1.0, whole genome shotgun sequence. Protein-coding genes within it:
- the mybpc2b gene encoding myosin binding protein Cb isoform X7, with product MPEPVPAEKQDGQAQREPTAEEAQPETDDAPPTDGDSEADGDEQGSSELTGLFVEKPPENVVAVAGADVTLIARVDSSTLTRKPTMKWLKGKWMDLGSKAGKHMQFKETYDRNTKIYTYEMKIIKVVAGDAGGYRCEVTAKDKCDSSTFEISVEAAQQEQQQADILSAFKREGAGEDDGDLDFSALLKATKKKKKVKEEPEIDVWELLKSAHPSEYEKIAFEYGITDLRGMLKRLKKMKVVEPKHSEAFLKRLESCYSVEKGKKIVLRCEVVDPDTQVKWLKNGQEIKPSAKYIIESSGNVRTLTINRVSLADDAAYECVVGEDKCFTEVFVKEPPVTITKLMDDYHVVVGERVEFEVEVSEEGANVMWFFEDIELHKDKDTKYRFKKDGRKHTLIIQEATLDDIGMYHCWTNGGHTKGELEVEEKQLEVLQDIADLTVRATDQAMFKCEVSDDKVTGKWFKDGVEVLPSERIKMTHIGRFHRLIIDEVKPEDAGDYTFVPDGYALSLSAKLNFLEIKIDYVPRQDPPKIHLDTSGNMVSQNTIIVVAGNKLRLDVEITGEPAPTCVWSKGDQPITDTEGRIRVEARKDLSCFVIEGAEREDEGNYTICVTNPAGEDKAMLFVKIVDVPDPPENVRCTSVGEDCGTIVWDVPKFDGGAPLKGYLMERKKKGSSRWTKLNFDVYESTTYEAKRMIEGVMYEMRVFAINSIGMSPPSITSKPFMPIAPTSEPIRLSVHDVTDSTCTLKWLAPEKIGAGGLDGYVIEYCKEGDTEWVVANQELCERQGFVVRGLPVGEKINFRVVAVNIAGRSPPAVLGQPVTIREIMEHPKIRLPRELRTKYIRKVGEKINLTIPFQGKPRPVATWYKDGQPIDPQMVSVRNSNVDTILFIRSAEREHSGTYELVLKIENMEDRATVVIRIVDKPGPPLNVKVTEVWGFNAALEWAPPKDDGNCDITGYTIQKADFKTKEWFTVYEHNRRTNCTASDLIMGNEYMFRVFSENICGLSEEARVSKNTAVIAKKGLEIKTNPYKEKDMSCVPKFTQPLIDRCAVAGYSTAISCAVRGFPKPKIVWMKNRMIIGQDPKFLMQNNQGVLTLNIRKPGTFDSGKYSCMAVNDLGQDEVECKLDIRVAADPEKK
- the mybpc2b gene encoding myosin binding protein Cb isoform X3 yields the protein MPEPVPAEKQDGQAQREPTAEEAQPETDDAPPTDGDSEADGDGTNPAEEQGSSELTGLFVEKPPENVVAVAGADVTLIARVDSSTLTRKPTMKWLKGKWMDLGSKAGKHMQFKETYDRNTKIYTYEMKIIKVVAGDAGGYRCEVTAKDKCDSSTFEISVEAAQQEQQQADILSAFKREGAGEDDGDLDFSALLKATKKKKKVKEEPEIDVWELLKSAHPSEYEKIAFEYGITDLRGMLKRLKKMKVVEPKHSEAFLKRLESCYSVEKGKKIVLRCEVVDPDTQVKWLKNGQEIKPSAKYIIESSGNVRTLTINRVSLADDAAYECVVGEDKCFTEVFVKEPPVTITKLMDDYHVVVGERVEFEVEVSEEGANVMWFFEDIELHKDKDTKYRFKKDGRKHTLIIQEATLDDIGMYHCWTNGGHTKGELEVEEKQLEVLQDIADLTVRATDQAMFKCEVSDDKVTGKWFKDGVEVLPSERIKMTHIGRFHRLIIDEVKPEDAGDYTFVPDGYALSLSAKLNFLEIKIDYVPRQDPPKIHLDTSGNMVSQNTIIVVAGNKLRLDVEITGEPAPTCVWSKGDQPITDTEGRIRVEARKDLSCFVIEGAEREDEGNYTICVTNPAGEDKAMLFVKIVDVPDPPENVRCTSVGEDCGTIVWDVPKFDGGAPLKGYLMERKKKGSSRWTKLNFDVYESTTYEAKRMIEGVMYEMRVFAINSIGMSPPSITSKPFMPIAPTSEPIRLSVHDVTDSTCTLKWLAPEKIGAGGLDGYVIEYCKEGDTEWVVANQELCERQGFVVRGLPVGEKINFRVVAVNIAGRSPPAVLGQPVTIREIMEHPKIRLPRELRTKYIRKVGEKINLTIPFQGKPRPVATWYKDGQPIDPQMVSVRNSNVDTILFIRSAEREHSGTYELVLKIENMEDRATVVIRIVDKPGPPLNVKVTEVWGFNAALEWAPPKDDGNCDITGYTIQKADFKTKEWFTVYEHNRRTNCTASDLIMGNEYMFRVFSENICGLSEEARVSKNTAVIAKKGLEIKTNPYKEKDMSCVPKFTQPLIDRCAVAGYSTAISCAVRGFPKPKIVWMKNRMIIGQDPKFLMQNNQGVLTLNIRKPGTFDSGKYSCMAVNDLGQDEVECKLDIRVAADPEKK